From a region of the Candidatus Eremiobacterota bacterium genome:
- the aroC gene encoding chorismate synthase produces the protein MRLLTAGESHGFGLTGILEGLPAGIPVDTGRINEDLARRQAGVGRSERMKLERDTVSILGGIIGGKTYGGPLSLLITNRDNRNLPESGGDPHHVPRPGHADLTGCLKYGFNDTKMPAERASARNTAIFVAMGSVAKQFLGLFGIAVLGYTSAIGAVAASGGTGKIEAFREAVEASPLRCPSSGAEREMTALIEACREEGDTLGGIVTVLAEGMPAGLGSFVHYDRKLDGRLAAAVMSIPGIKGVELGDGFGLAATRGSEAYDPVTWEGRYRRSSNHAGGLEGGVTNGEPLVIRAVMKPIPTLGRGALSVDITTKRESRTQYVRSDVCAVPAAGVVAEAMTALVLMESFLEKFSGDTLEEVTAAYGEYMGRAGGS, from the coding sequence ATGAGACTCCTCACCGCCGGTGAATCTCATGGCTTTGGGCTGACAGGCATACTGGAGGGCCTCCCCGCCGGTATCCCCGTTGATACAGGCCGCATAAATGAAGATCTCGCCCGGAGGCAGGCAGGTGTCGGCAGAAGCGAGAGGATGAAGCTTGAGCGCGATACTGTTTCGATCCTGGGCGGGATCATAGGGGGAAAAACTTACGGCGGCCCCCTGAGCCTCCTCATCACCAACAGGGACAACAGGAATCTCCCGGAAAGCGGCGGCGATCCTCACCACGTGCCGAGGCCAGGCCACGCCGATCTGACAGGATGCCTCAAATACGGCTTCAATGATACAAAGATGCCCGCTGAGCGCGCCAGTGCGAGAAATACCGCCATATTCGTCGCTATGGGCTCGGTGGCGAAACAGTTCCTCGGGCTTTTTGGCATCGCTGTGCTTGGCTATACGAGCGCGATTGGAGCTGTGGCCGCATCCGGAGGGACTGGAAAGATTGAAGCTTTCCGCGAAGCCGTAGAGGCTTCTCCCCTGAGGTGCCCCTCGAGCGGTGCCGAAAGGGAGATGACGGCCCTCATAGAGGCCTGCAGGGAAGAGGGTGATACCCTTGGCGGCATTGTCACCGTGCTCGCCGAGGGCATGCCTGCGGGCCTGGGAAGCTTTGTGCACTACGACAGGAAGCTTGACGGGAGGCTGGCTGCAGCCGTGATGAGCATTCCGGGCATCAAGGGAGTGGAGTTGGGAGACGGATTCGGTCTTGCGGCGACCAGGGGAAGTGAAGCATATGATCCTGTCACGTGGGAAGGCCGCTACAGGAGAAGCAGCAATCATGCCGGAGGCCTCGAAGGCGGGGTGACAAACGGGGAGCCCCTTGTCATAAGGGCCGTGATGAAGCCCATACCAACCCTTGGCAGGGGTGCCCTCTCTGTCGATATTACCACAAAGAGGGAGAGCCGCACGCAGTACGTGCGATCAGACGTCTGCGCGGTGCCCGCTGCCGGTGTCGTCGCCGAAGCGATGACAGCCCTGGTCCTGATGGAGAGCTTCCTGGAGAAATTCAGCGGCGACACCCTTGAAGAGGTCACCGCAGCATACGGCGAATACATGGGCCGCGCGGGCGGCTCCTGA
- the aroE gene encoding shikimate dehydrogenase, whose protein sequence is MAHIDASTGLAALIGCPVRHSLSPFIHNLAFEITGVPMRYLAFSVSPENLHDAIKGLKALGVRGANVTVPHKESVIAWLDDLSPHGKILGAVNTIVFEKGEARGENTDWLGFLKAWDEEAGTSLKGSHALILGTGGSARAVYYALGQSGAGAITLAARSPAKGEGLHRHFEGLFPSLGREVLSFADCAALAESFSRADVVINCTPVGMAPGEELSPIAVPAGMEKKPLVFDIVYNPLETALMRDAASKGLRAFSGLSMLLHQGALAFELWTGTPFPLTQIRARLQEIYKKGRIT, encoded by the coding sequence ATGGCTCACATTGACGCCTCTACGGGGCTTGCGGCCCTTATCGGCTGCCCCGTGAGACACTCCCTCTCGCCCTTCATCCATAACCTTGCCTTTGAGATCACCGGCGTCCCCATGCGCTACCTGGCCTTTTCCGTAAGCCCTGAAAACCTTCATGATGCCATAAAGGGCCTGAAAGCCCTCGGGGTGAGGGGTGCGAATGTCACGGTGCCTCACAAGGAATCAGTCATCGCCTGGCTTGATGATCTCTCCCCCCATGGGAAAATCCTGGGAGCCGTCAATACCATAGTGTTTGAAAAAGGAGAGGCCCGCGGTGAGAATACTGACTGGCTGGGGTTCCTGAAAGCCTGGGATGAGGAGGCAGGGACTTCCCTCAAGGGCTCCCATGCCCTCATACTTGGCACGGGAGGCAGCGCCCGGGCCGTCTATTATGCCCTCGGGCAGTCCGGCGCCGGGGCGATCACCCTTGCAGCACGTTCTCCGGCTAAGGGTGAAGGACTTCACCGCCACTTTGAGGGCCTTTTCCCCTCTCTCGGCAGGGAGGTTCTCTCATTTGCTGACTGTGCCGCCCTGGCTGAAAGTTTCTCCAGGGCCGATGTCGTGATAAACTGCACCCCTGTCGGTATGGCACCCGGAGAAGAGCTATCTCCCATTGCGGTACCTGCAGGGATGGAAAAGAAGCCCCTGGTCTTTGACATTGTTTATAATCCGCTGGAAACTGCCTTGATGAGGGATGCCGCCAGTAAGGGCCTCAGGGCCTTCAGCGGCCTCTCTATGCTCCTCCACCAGGGCGCCCTGGCCTTTGAGCTCTGGACAGGCACTCCCTTCCCCCTCACTCAGATAAGGGCGCGCCTCCAGGAGATTTATAAAAAAGGGCGAATCACTTGA
- the aroA gene encoding 3-phosphoshikimate 1-carboxyvinyltransferase: MEVRVLPRKRWDATLGVPGDKSISHRALIFSALGTGLSEVKNLLLGDDCLSTKRCLEAMGIVFDERGPGHMLIRGKGLEGFSEPSVVLDAGNSGTTMRLLSGLLAGLPFFSCISGDSSLNRRPMKRVIAPLELMGAKIWARGNNEYAPMAFLGSSLRGIEYRLPVASAQVKTALLLAGLTAGGTMSIIEPMKTRDHSEHMLQAMGVKLCIEGTSLSMDGRQALCPLAITVPGDFSSAAFFLAACAPLEEARLSLTRVGINETRTGFLDILREMGAAITLEEISEAVAGEPCATITIRSGRLRGVTVGGPLIPRSIDELPLLAALATQADGVTVVKDAHELRVKESDRIKAIVMELRKMGAAIEEREDGFEVKGTRALRGARVISHGDHRIAMSLAVAALFASSETVIEDAGSVSISFPQFFDLFHTGHIEEGVPHGSH, encoded by the coding sequence ATGGAAGTGAGAGTGCTGCCCAGAAAAAGGTGGGATGCCACCCTCGGGGTCCCCGGCGACAAGTCCATCTCTCACAGGGCCCTGATATTCAGCGCCCTCGGGACGGGATTATCGGAGGTGAAAAACCTGCTGCTGGGTGACGACTGCCTCTCTACGAAGCGCTGCCTCGAGGCGATGGGCATAGTCTTTGATGAGCGGGGACCGGGGCATATGCTTATCAGGGGAAAGGGACTTGAAGGCTTCAGCGAGCCTTCTGTGGTCCTCGACGCCGGAAACTCCGGCACCACCATGAGGCTTCTCTCAGGGCTTCTGGCGGGACTCCCCTTTTTTTCCTGCATATCTGGAGACAGCTCTCTCAACAGGCGTCCCATGAAAAGGGTCATCGCGCCCCTTGAGCTCATGGGGGCAAAGATATGGGCACGAGGGAACAACGAGTATGCCCCCATGGCTTTTCTCGGGTCGAGCCTGAGGGGCATAGAATACCGGCTGCCAGTGGCCAGCGCCCAGGTGAAGACGGCCTTGCTCCTTGCGGGGCTCACGGCCGGCGGCACCATGAGCATCATAGAGCCAATGAAAACAAGGGACCATTCAGAGCATATGCTCCAGGCCATGGGGGTGAAGCTCTGCATTGAAGGCACTTCCCTCTCCATGGATGGAAGGCAGGCTCTCTGTCCTCTTGCTATCACCGTCCCCGGCGACTTCTCTTCTGCCGCCTTTTTCCTGGCGGCCTGCGCTCCTCTGGAAGAGGCGCGTCTCTCGCTCACGAGGGTAGGCATCAATGAGACAAGGACCGGTTTCCTCGACATACTGCGGGAGATGGGAGCAGCCATCACTCTTGAGGAGATCTCCGAGGCCGTGGCCGGTGAGCCCTGCGCAACCATCACTATCAGGAGCGGCCGTCTCAGGGGAGTGACGGTTGGCGGACCCCTGATCCCCCGCTCAATTGATGAGCTCCCCCTTCTCGCCGCCCTGGCCACGCAGGCCGACGGTGTCACCGTGGTGAAGGATGCCCATGAGCTGAGAGTCAAGGAGTCTGACAGAATTAAAGCAATCGTGATGGAGCTGAGAAAGATGGGCGCCGCCATCGAGGAGCGCGAAGACGGCTTCGAAGTAAAGGGGACGAGGGCTCTCCGAGGCGCCCGCGTCATCTCTCATGGCGATCACCGGATTGCCATGAGCCTTGCCGTGGCGGCCCTCTTTGCCAGCAGCGAGACAGTGATTGAAGATGCCGGATCCGTGAGCATCTCGTTCCCTCAGTTCTTTGACCTCTTTCATACAGGCCATATCGAGGAAGGAGTGCCCCATGGCTCACATTGA
- a CDS encoding ribonuclease J translates to MSYFFPQFTNNEKLLEEPVVHESPPHGALWIVPLGGLGEIGKNLCVMETEKEILVIDAGLMFPNEDMPGVDYVIPDIRYLIHKKEKISGIILTHGHEDHIGALPYLIPQLSAPLYGTRLTIELVRSKLREYGDLATTTKLVTVSPGDVLTFESFSVRFFSVIHSICEGVGLIIDTPAGRVVHSGDFKFDTALQNGSVADFLTLAGLGEEKVTVLMSDSTYAEKPGFSVPERVVVETLDRVFQSCRGRIIVSTFASSIPRIQQIMNLASRHGRKVCIHGKGLEMNLAIAQEFGYLTYPEGTVVRIEDTKRIADEKLLILATGSQGEPLSALTLMATDCHKWVKIKKGDTVIISATPVPGNETLVHNNINALFRLGAEVIYENPYRTAESDQEAFHVHASGHGSREELKLLITLVKPEYFIPIHGEIRHLIFHARLAEEMGIREDHIFMIEDGTILELTREGLRVLTILPMADILVDGFGVGDVGPSVLKDRMIMAQNGVCFMSATVDPDGAFIVEGPCIETRGLVYEKESQELLDEARGLAEAALEENLGKMPSEELPAAVKSVLKRFFYQKTKRRPIIVPLIISSKDGTEWK, encoded by the coding sequence ATGAGCTACTTCTTCCCCCAGTTCACCAACAATGAAAAGCTCCTCGAGGAGCCTGTCGTACACGAAAGCCCGCCGCACGGCGCACTCTGGATCGTGCCGCTGGGGGGGCTTGGAGAGATTGGCAAGAATCTCTGTGTCATGGAAACGGAGAAGGAGATTCTCGTCATTGACGCGGGCCTCATGTTCCCCAACGAAGATATGCCCGGCGTGGACTATGTGATCCCTGACATCCGTTATCTTATTCACAAGAAGGAGAAGATAAGCGGGATCATCCTCACCCATGGCCATGAAGACCATATCGGCGCACTTCCCTACCTCATCCCCCAGCTCAGCGCGCCCCTCTACGGCACCAGGCTCACCATCGAGCTGGTGAGAAGCAAGCTCAGGGAGTACGGTGACCTTGCCACGACCACGAAGCTTGTTACTGTCTCGCCCGGAGACGTGCTCACCTTTGAAAGCTTCTCTGTCCGCTTCTTCAGCGTGATCCACAGCATCTGCGAGGGAGTGGGGCTCATTATCGATACGCCTGCGGGAAGAGTGGTCCACAGCGGCGACTTCAAGTTTGACACGGCCCTCCAGAACGGGAGCGTCGCTGATTTTCTCACCCTGGCGGGACTTGGCGAGGAGAAGGTGACGGTGCTGATGTCCGACAGCACCTATGCAGAAAAGCCGGGCTTCTCAGTCCCCGAGAGGGTTGTCGTCGAGACCCTCGACAGGGTCTTTCAGTCGTGCAGGGGGAGGATAATTGTCTCCACATTCGCCTCGTCGATACCGAGGATACAGCAGATTATGAACCTGGCCAGCCGCCATGGCCGTAAGGTCTGCATCCATGGCAAGGGCCTGGAGATGAACCTGGCCATCGCCCAGGAGTTCGGCTACCTCACCTACCCAGAAGGCACTGTCGTGAGGATCGAGGACACGAAAAGAATCGCTGATGAGAAGCTTCTTATCCTTGCCACAGGGTCCCAGGGAGAGCCCCTTTCGGCACTCACCCTGATGGCCACGGACTGCCACAAGTGGGTGAAAATCAAGAAGGGCGACACCGTTATTATCTCCGCCACGCCGGTTCCCGGCAACGAGACGCTGGTCCACAACAACATCAATGCCCTTTTCAGGCTCGGCGCCGAGGTTATCTATGAAAATCCCTACAGGACTGCAGAAAGCGACCAGGAGGCCTTTCATGTCCATGCGAGCGGCCATGGAAGCAGGGAGGAGCTCAAGCTCCTGATCACCCTGGTGAAGCCTGAGTATTTTATCCCTATTCATGGCGAGATCCGGCACCTGATATTCCATGCCCGCCTGGCTGAAGAGATGGGCATCAGGGAGGATCATATATTCATGATTGAGGACGGGACCATACTGGAGCTGACCAGAGAGGGACTGAGGGTCCTGACAATCCTCCCCATGGCCGATATCCTCGTGGACGGCTTTGGTGTCGGCGACGTGGGACCTTCGGTGCTGAAGGACAGGATGATAATGGCCCAGAACGGGGTCTGCTTCATGTCGGCCACCGTGGACCCTGACGGGGCCTTTATAGTGGAGGGCCCGTGCATCGAGACCAGGGGGCTGGTCTATGAAAAGGAGTCCCAGGAGCTTCTCGACGAAGCGCGGGGCCTTGCAGAGGCGGCCCTCGAGGAGAACCTCGGAAAAATGCCTTCCGAGGAGCTTCCCGCGGCGGTGAAATCGGTGCTGAAGCGCTTCTTTTACCAGAAAACCAAAAGAAGGCCCATCATTGTCCCCCTCATTATCTCGTCAAAGGACGGTACGGAATGGAAGTGA
- a CDS encoding uracil-DNA glycosylase, translating to MTGKENSHTLDQQGAECHRAQLLELHDAVRQCRKCPLSETRTYAVPGEGNLSARVMFVGEGPGAQEDSEGKPFVGAAGRLLGELLSSIGLTRGDVFITNVVKCRPPGNRDPLDEEIARCLPYLRKQVLLMKPLLLCTLGKHALRTLVDSNLSISAVHGKLFTKGNYRFFAMYHPAAALYQQKLKETLAGDFITLRKHLEDNELLLPPVHQQ from the coding sequence GTGACAGGAAAAGAGAACAGCCATACCCTGGACCAACAAGGCGCAGAGTGCCACAGGGCTCAGCTGCTGGAGCTTCACGATGCCGTGAGGCAGTGCCGGAAGTGCCCACTCTCAGAAACGCGCACCTATGCAGTTCCCGGCGAGGGAAACCTCTCGGCGCGGGTCATGTTTGTCGGTGAAGGTCCGGGAGCCCAGGAGGATTCTGAAGGCAAACCCTTTGTGGGTGCTGCAGGAAGGCTTCTGGGGGAGCTTCTTTCCTCAATAGGCCTTACCCGCGGCGATGTCTTCATCACCAACGTGGTGAAGTGCCGCCCCCCGGGAAACAGGGATCCCCTTGACGAGGAGATTGCCAGGTGCCTCCCCTACCTCAGGAAGCAGGTGCTTCTCATGAAGCCTCTTCTCCTCTGCACGCTGGGGAAGCACGCGCTGAGGACTCTTGTTGACAGCAATCTTTCCATCTCCGCCGTCCATGGGAAGCTCTTCACCAAGGGGAATTACCGCTTTTTCGCCATGTATCACCCGGCAGCGGCTCTTTACCAGCAGAAGCTGAAGGAGACCCTCGCCGGGGATTTCATTACATTAAGAAAGCACCTGGAGGATAATGAGCTACTTCTTCCCCCAGTTCACCAACAATGA
- the dapA gene encoding 4-hydroxy-tetrahydrodipicolinate synthase, whose protein sequence is MRYLGEVITAMVTPFDRKLDVDYKKAAKLAKKLISEGSDSLVVAGTTGESPTLTKEEKLRLFSAVKEAVGGKAPVIAGTGSYCTKTTVELSRDAEKCGIDAILVVAPYYNKPPQEGLYEHYARVAESVKVPVIIYNIPGRTGVNISNEVIVRLHKKFPHVMAVKDAAGNLDQLSELALRTKAAAGPGKAVAKKGEFRIYSGDDSLTLPMLSCGASGVVSVASHLAGKRIKKMIGSFFKGDVEEAKKIHWELFPLFKGLFVTTNPILLKEALALTGFDAGGLRPPLLPATKEQRENLARILKEARVL, encoded by the coding sequence ATGCGATACCTGGGAGAAGTGATTACTGCCATGGTGACGCCGTTTGACAGGAAGCTCGACGTTGACTATAAAAAGGCGGCAAAGCTTGCGAAAAAGCTTATAAGCGAGGGAAGCGACAGCCTTGTCGTCGCCGGGACCACCGGTGAATCCCCCACCCTTACAAAGGAGGAGAAGCTCAGGCTTTTCTCCGCCGTAAAGGAGGCTGTGGGAGGCAAAGCGCCGGTGATTGCCGGCACCGGCTCTTACTGCACGAAGACCACCGTCGAGCTCTCCAGGGATGCTGAAAAGTGCGGCATTGATGCTATTCTTGTCGTGGCTCCCTACTACAACAAGCCGCCGCAGGAAGGCCTCTACGAGCATTATGCAAGGGTTGCCGAATCAGTGAAGGTCCCTGTCATCATCTATAATATCCCCGGTCGCACGGGCGTCAATATCTCAAACGAGGTCATCGTGAGACTCCATAAGAAATTCCCCCATGTGATGGCGGTGAAGGACGCTGCAGGAAACCTTGATCAGCTCTCCGAGCTCGCCCTCAGGACAAAAGCCGCGGCGGGCCCCGGGAAGGCTGTGGCGAAAAAGGGGGAGTTCAGGATATACAGCGGTGACGACTCCCTGACGCTCCCCATGCTCTCATGCGGCGCTTCAGGCGTGGTGAGCGTCGCCTCCCACCTTGCGGGGAAGCGCATCAAGAAGATGATCGGGAGCTTCTTCAAGGGCGACGTGGAAGAGGCCAAAAAGATCCACTGGGAGCTTTTCCCTCTCTTCAAAGGGCTTTTTGTCACGACGAACCCCATACTGCTGAAAGAGGCCCTTGCCCTCACCGGGTTTGACGCGGGGGGGCTCCGCCCGCCCCTGCTTCCGGCTACAAAGGAACAGAGAGAAAACCTTGCCAGAATCCTCAAGGAAGCCAGAGTGCTGTGA
- a CDS encoding aspartate kinase — MSIIIQKYGGSSLATEEMREAVAEKIVHAKRYGSKIVAVLSAIGRYPDPYATDTLIRRIEEHGEPDPREKDLIMATGEIFSCITMKSIIQAMGEEAVVLTGFQAGIVTDGTHGDAKILSVDPSRILGFLERNCIVLVAGFQGISRDKEITTLGRGGSDTTATALGAALGAERVEIYTDVSGVMSADPRIYGGSQIIRELTYQEMGEMANEGAKVLHSRSVDISWQYHVPLWVKGTFSKDTGSFISSRKGAAMEKSLISGLIHRTEIDEFILMLPPLEASGTLRRRLLEELAGKRISLDLINFCYEKFYFVTARTDSAAVEECLRAFGICFSKKTGMAKISCVGMGMKGTPGVMAAIQRALHAAHIRIWRSVDSYITLSCLIDEASLPFALEALHSAFGMVAKREEGIKA; from the coding sequence ATGTCCATAATCATTCAGAAATATGGCGGCTCATCGCTGGCCACGGAGGAGATGCGCGAGGCTGTCGCGGAGAAGATTGTCCACGCAAAGCGCTATGGCTCCAAAATAGTGGCAGTCCTCTCGGCGATAGGACGCTACCCTGATCCTTACGCCACTGACACCCTCATAAGGAGGATAGAGGAGCATGGTGAGCCTGATCCAAGGGAAAAGGATCTTATCATGGCCACAGGGGAGATATTTTCCTGCATCACGATGAAGTCGATCATCCAGGCCATGGGAGAAGAAGCCGTCGTGCTCACGGGGTTCCAGGCCGGCATTGTCACCGACGGCACCCATGGGGATGCGAAAATACTTTCGGTAGATCCTTCCAGGATCCTGGGATTTCTTGAAAGAAACTGCATTGTGCTTGTGGCAGGATTCCAGGGCATTTCCAGGGACAAGGAGATCACCACCCTGGGAAGAGGCGGGAGCGATACGACCGCAACGGCCCTGGGGGCCGCCCTTGGCGCAGAGCGTGTCGAGATCTACACCGACGTGAGCGGCGTGATGAGCGCCGACCCTCGCATATACGGCGGCTCGCAGATTATAAGGGAGCTCACTTACCAGGAGATGGGAGAGATGGCAAACGAGGGGGCCAAGGTGCTCCACAGCAGGAGCGTTGACATCTCGTGGCAGTACCACGTGCCCCTCTGGGTGAAAGGAACGTTCTCCAAGGACACGGGGAGCTTCATTTCCTCGAGGAAAGGGGCCGCTATGGAGAAGAGCCTCATCTCGGGTCTCATCCACCGCACTGAGATAGACGAGTTCATCCTCATGCTTCCTCCCCTTGAGGCCAGCGGCACCCTGAGGCGCAGGCTTCTTGAGGAGCTTGCCGGGAAGAGGATAAGCCTCGATCTCATCAACTTCTGCTATGAAAAATTTTACTTTGTGACAGCACGAACGGACTCGGCTGCCGTGGAAGAATGCCTCCGGGCTTTCGGCATCTGCTTCAGCAAAAAGACCGGGATGGCCAAAATATCCTGCGTGGGAATGGGCATGAAAGGGACGCCGGGAGTGATGGCCGCCATCCAGAGAGCTCTCCACGCCGCGCACATAAGAATCTGGAGAAGCGTTGACTCATACATCACCCTCTCATGTCTCATTGACGAGGCTTCTCTTCCCTTTGCGCTTGAAGCGCTCCACAGCGCTTTCGGGATGGTGGCGAAAAGGGAGGAAGGAATAAAGGCGTGA